The Besnoitia besnoiti strain Bb-Ger1 chromosome IV, whole genome shotgun sequence genome contains a region encoding:
- a CDS encoding hypothetical protein (encoded by transcript BESB_055040) gives MAVVAGKVSTPGYRRIEFYAVLELLHFAVVLCGSNVSSMPVTRSQNAPLYGPLDEGRIRARPIYGPYAGTQAPPPPPRVRPVKAWMVRAALGLAEHFPPGSEEKNEYVQSIADIAASVATADSSGRASGGGGRQGSGGEESGGRQPEATPHGSDDDA, from the coding sequence ATGGCGGTGGTGGCGGGCAAGGTTTCAACTCCTGGTTATAGACGAATTGAATTCTACGCGGTGCTTGAGCTTTTGCACTTCGCGGTCGTGCTGTGTGGATCCAACGTCTCTTCGATGCCAGTCACCAGGTCTCAGAATGCCCCTCTGTACGGCCCACTGGACGAGGGGCGGATTCGTGCCAGACCAATTTACGGTCCCTACGCCGGCACGCAAGCTCCACCGCCCCCTCCTCGCGTCCGTCCAGTGAAGGCTTGGATGGTGCGGGCTGCTTTGGGCTTAGCTGAACATTTCCCTCCAGGGTCtgaggagaaaaacgaatATGTACAGAGCATCGCAGATATCGCAGCTTCCGTAGCGACGGCGGACTCTTCAGGACGCGCCAGTGGTGGCGGAGGACGCCAGGGGAGTGGTGGCGAAGAGTCGGGAGGCCGACAGCCGGAGGCCACTCCACATGGCAGTGACGACGACGCTTGA
- a CDS encoding hypothetical protein (encoded by transcript BESB_055050): MYNASTDTNRLAQKQSPALDEFVTAVHSKSKARRLATCAIAAAAATAIAAVTAIVAATAMAASTVMAAATAMAAGAATAIAAVTAMVVATVMAAATAMAAGAATAIAAVTAMVVATAMAGATAMAAGAATAIAAVTAIVAATAMAASTAMAAATAGAAATAMAGAYAMAGAYAMAGAYTMAGASAMAGASTMGFGCSPSSGCCHGWGYCHGSGCCSVRLRPPIEKPRMTEPTAVVLVPLTKCGATGLEGPLSSASPSCRIPRDSRPAPPDPLCGRRLERAP; this comes from the exons ATGTATAACGCTTCCACGGATACAAACCGTCTGGCCCAAAAACAGAGCCCCGCTCTGGATGAATTCGTTACCGCAGTCCATAGCAAGAG CAAAGCGAGAAGACTAGCGACTTGTGCCAtagctgcggctgcggctacCGCCATAGCTGCGGTTACTGCCATAGTTGCGGCTACTGCTATGGCTGCTTCTACTGTCATGGCTGCGGCTACTGCCATGGCTGCGGGTGCGGCTACCGCCATAGCTGCGGTTACTGCCATGGTTGTTGCTACTGTCATGGCCGCTGCTACTGCCATGGCTGCGGGTGCGGCTACCGCCATAGCTGCGGTTACTGCCATGGTTGTTGCTACTGCCATGGCTGGGGCTACTGCCATGGCTGCGGGTGCGGCTACCGCCATAGCTGCGGTTACCGCCATAGTTGCGGCTACTGCCATGGCTGCTTCTACTGCCATGGCTGCGGCTACTGCCGGGGCTGCTGCTACTGCCATGGCTGGTGCTTATGCCATGGCTGGTGCTTATGCCATGGCTGGTGCTTATACCATGGCTGGCGCTTCTGCCATGGCTGGTGCTTCTACCATGGGCTTCGGCTGCTCTCCTAGCTCCGGCTGCTGCCATGGCTGGGGCTACTGCCATGGGTCGGGCTGCTGCTCTGtccgtcttcgccctcccaTTGAGAAACCACGGATGACCGAGCCAACCGCGGTCGTTCTGGTGCCGCTGACCAAGTGCGGCGCTACCGGGCTCGAGGGCCCGCTGTCTTCAGCCTCACCTTCCTGCAGAATTCCGCGGGATTCCcgacctgcgccgccggATCCGCTATGTGGTAGGAGACTTGAGAGGGCGCCCTGA
- a CDS encoding aquaporin 1 (encoded by transcript BESB_055030) — protein MPGSVASDRNGERVSVVPRDRALGSDDGAPPGPLPHATSRETQSSMDLLHSPPGLPGSGEGRRSVLGNNAFLGQVEDQVPIPRKGAHLNPATSLCVYLTNPLFSTSELLYYFVAQVSGCLCGSLLGLAVLGEMLLSEPPKPFKSYGAQVFREAVPTWWMIYTITVLSYGVSPEKVTDVIVGLCVAGCILSGSLLGATMNPSVSLGVFLSQVATADPNWEPAAVVIGVLAPLLGTCFAILTYYLTHAYHRPMQVRFIHFR, from the exons ATGCCCGGGAGCGTGGCTTCGGATCGTAACGGGGAACGCGTCTCCGTGGTGCCTCGCGACCGCGCACTCGGCTCAGACGAtggagcgccgccaggcCCTCTCCCAC acgcgaccAGCCGCGAAACGCAGTCGTCGATGGACTTGCTCCACTCCCCGCCTGGCCTTCCCGGCtccggcgaaggccgccggaGCGTCCTCGGCAACAACGCGTTCCTGGGGCAAGTCGAGGATCAAGTCCCCATCCCGCGAAAAG GGGCGCACCTGAATCCGGCGACATCACTATGTGTGTATTTGACGAATCCGCTCTTTAGCACCTCGGAGTTGCTGTACTACTTCGTGGCGCAAGTCTCTGGCTGTTTGTGTGGGAGCCTGTTGGGGCTCGCGGTGTTGGGGGAGATGCTCCTCTCGGAGCCCCCGAAGCCCTTCAAGTCGTACGGCGCGCAGGTCTTTCGAGAAGCCGTGCCCACGTGGTGGATGATTTACACCATCACGGTGCTCTCCTACGGCGTGAGTCCTGAGAAAGTCACCGACGTGATCGTCGGCctgtgcgtcgccggctgcATTCTGTCTGGCTCGCTCTTGGGCGCGACGATGAACCCCAgcgtctcgctcggcgtcttcctgtCGCAAGTCGCCACAGCTGACCCCAATTGGgagcccgccgcggtcgtcatcggcgtcctcgcgcccCTTCTCGGCACGTGCTTCGCCATCCTCACCTACTACCTCACGCACGCCTACCACAGGCCCATGCAGGTGCGCTTCATTCATTTTCGATGA